The genomic window GTGCCGAGGTCGTCACCGCCGCAGGTGCAGCCGGGGCGCTCGAGTCGCTCCGCAGCGCGCGACCCGACGTCATCGTGAGCGACATCGCGATGCGGGCCATGGACGGGCATCAGCTGATTCGCTGCATCCGGACGCTCGGTCCGGAGCGGGGAGGGAGAACTCCCGCCGCGGCGCTGACGGCGTACGCGACGCCCGCGGACCGCACCCGGGCGCTCCTGGCCGGCTTCCAGGTCTACCTCGCGAAGCCGTTCGACCCTCCGGAGCTCGTTACGCTCGTGGCGCACCTCGCCGGCCGGGCTCCGTCGGCCTGACGGAGGCCGCAGCGGCTTCGCTAGACGGCGCTGCGCGCGGAGCGGACGTGTCCGATGCTGGGTCACGAGCGGGGATCGGGCTGACGCCTCGCCCGCGCGAGTTCGATCCGACGCTCATCGCGCGGCTGGACGCCTTCTCGCGCGGGGCGAGCACCTTCGTCGTCGCCGTGGGCAGCCTCGTCCTCCTCGGCTGGGTGCTCGGCGTCGGAGCCGTCGAGAGCGTCTTCCCGGGGTTCGGCGTGATGAAGGCCAACGCCGCCCTGTGCTTTGTCCTGGCGGGTGCCTCGCTCTGGCGGGAGCGGGCCGGGCGCGACACGCCGGGGCCGCGCCTCGCCGCCCAGCGATGCGCCCTGGCCGTGGCGGTGGTCGGCATCATCACGCTCAGCGAGCATCTGCTCGGCTGGAACCTGCACATCGATCAGCTGCTGGTACGTGACGCCCCCCGCGCCGTCGCCACCACGCTGCCGGGGAGGATGGCGCCCGCCGAGGCGGGGAGCTTCCTCCTGGTCGGCGTCGCGCTCCTGCTCATCGCTCAGGGGAGCGAGCGATGGCTGCGGTCGAGCCAGTGCCTGACCCTCACCGCGGCCCTGATCTCGTGGGAGGCCCTGCTCGGCCACGCCTACGGCGTCGCGCTCTACGCCGTCCCCTCGTACCGGTTCACGCACGTCGGCGCACACACGGCGCTCGCGTTCACTCTGCTCTGTCTCGGCACATTGGCCAGCCGGCCCCGGAGCGGGGTGATGGCGATCTTCACCTGCGACAGCGCCGGGGGCTACATGGCCCGCCGGGTCCTCCCTGCCGCCGTCGGCGTCCCGTCGTTGCTCGGCTGGCTGTGCCTGGAGGGCGAACGCGCGGGATTCTATGACACCGCGGCGGGCGTAGCGCTCATGGTGGTGGCGACGCTGGTCTTCTTCGCCGCCCTGATCGCGTGGAACGCCCGGGCGCTGGAACGGGTCGAGGACGAGCGTGCCCAGCTCGACCGGGAGCAGAGCGCGCGCGCCCAGGCCGAGGCGGCGGAGCGGCGTGCCGCCTTCCTCGCCCAGGCGAGCGCCGCGCTCGGCGCCTCGCTCGATTGCAACTCCACCCTGAAGAGCGTCCCCGACCTGGCCGTGCCACGGGTGGCCGACTGGTGCGCCGTGAGCGTCCTCGACCCCGCAGGGACGATCCGGCAGCTGGCCGTCGGGCACGTGGACCCCTCGAAGGTGGAGTTCGCGTGGGAAGTAGAGAAGCGCTACCCGGCCAGCCTGAATGCGCCCTACGGGCCGGGGCGCGTGATCCGCACCGGGGCCTCGGAGCTCGTGAGCGAGATTCCCGACTCGCTGCTCGAGGCGGTGGCTCAGGACGAGGAGCATCTGCGGCTGCTCCGCGCTCTCGGTGTCGCCTCGTACATGGTCGTGCCGCTGATCGCGCGCGGTGAGACGCTGGGAGCGATCGCCTTCGGGTCCGCGGACCCGGATCGCCGCTTCGCTCGGACCGACCTGGCCGTCGCGGAGGAGCTCGCGCACCGTGCCGCTCTCGCTGCCGACAACGCGCGTCACTACGAGGCCGAGGGCCGCGCACGCGCCGCAGCCGAGGCGGCCAGCCGCGCCAAGGACGCGTTCCTGGCCACCGTCTCGCACGAGTTGAGAACACCGCTTTCGCCGATCCTCGCCTGGGCCCGGATGCTCCGCCAGGGGAACCTCGGCGAGGAGAAGACACGGCGGGCGCTCGAGGTCATCGAGCGGTGCGCGCGGTCCCAGGCGAAGCTCATCGAGGACCTGCTCGATGTCTCCCGCATCATCACGGGGAAGCTCA from Deltaproteobacteria bacterium includes these protein-coding regions:
- a CDS encoding response regulator, with translation MSASAGAAGNAVTGGRERPMLNPRLAKPTRTRGQQEEFARLPLLDGVHVLVVDDDQDAREAVAAVLESCGAEVVTAAGAAGALESLRSARPDVIVSDIAMRAMDGHQLIRCIRTLGPERGGRTPAAALTAYATPADRTRALLAGFQVYLAKPFDPPELVTLVAHLAGRAPSA
- a CDS encoding response regulator, yielding MSDAGSRAGIGLTPRPREFDPTLIARLDAFSRGASTFVVAVGSLVLLGWVLGVGAVESVFPGFGVMKANAALCFVLAGASLWRERAGRDTPGPRLAAQRCALAVAVVGIITLSEHLLGWNLHIDQLLVRDAPRAVATTLPGRMAPAEAGSFLLVGVALLLIAQGSERWLRSSQCLTLTAALISWEALLGHAYGVALYAVPSYRFTHVGAHTALAFTLLCLGTLASRPRSGVMAIFTCDSAGGYMARRVLPAAVGVPSLLGWLCLEGERAGFYDTAAGVALMVVATLVFFAALIAWNARALERVEDERAQLDREQSARAQAEAAERRAAFLAQASAALGASLDCNSTLKSVPDLAVPRVADWCAVSVLDPAGTIRQLAVGHVDPSKVEFAWEVEKRYPASLNAPYGPGRVIRTGASELVSEIPDSLLEAVAQDEEHLRLLRALGVASYMVVPLIARGETLGAIAFGSADPDRRFARTDLAVAEELAHRAALAADNARHYEAEGRARAAAEAASRAKDAFLATVSHELRTPLSPILAWARMLRQGNLGEEKTRRALEVIERCARSQAKLIEDLLDVSRIITGKLRLDVRPVQLAPVVQAAVEVVRPAAEAKGLTLRALLDSEAGAVAGDAERLKQVVWNLASNAVKFTPTGGHVEVQLAGVDGRVEIRVSDTGQGIPPDFLPQIFQRFEQADSTSTRAHGGLGLGLAIVRHIVELHGGTVRAESPGEGGGAVFTVRLPLPVAQAGRELERRPPGSGAPACPPELAPLDGVRVLVVDDEPDNNDVVGALLSSCGAEVRLAGSARRAIETLAEWRPDVLVTDIAMPNEDGYDLLASIRAQQGEQAEILAVALTAYASREDRIRLLSAGFRAHVPKPVDPTELTAVVANLGRAAQRLRAEAGDRARTRPVPRTAPVSSSG